A DNA window from Alligator mississippiensis isolate rAllMis1 chromosome 11, rAllMis1, whole genome shotgun sequence contains the following coding sequences:
- the LOC102573053 gene encoding olfactory receptor 2AG2-like: MYFFASQLAFMDICQTLTVVPKMSADFLTPGNPTSPVGCGFQIFLSLTTGGAECLLLAVMDYDRYVAICNPLQYPILLSRRFCLGLAAGVWVGAAAHSLMHSVYTMHLPYCGSKDIDQFFCEIQSLLKLSCSDTSQYETLVIVIAIVVLLMPASIILASYTHILSMVPRMKSTKGKQKALATCFSHLTVVGLFYGSGIFMYMRPSDPHSPEQDKIAPVFYIIVTPVLNPLIYSLRNRDVLGALRKLVGKYRVFQQN, translated from the coding sequence atgtacttcttcgcCAGTCAACTGGCCTTCATGGACATCTGTCAGACCCTAACTGTTGTCCCCAAAATGTCAGCAGACTTTCTGACCCCAGGCAATCCCACTTCTCCAGTGGGCTGTGGGTTTCAGATTTTCCTCTCGCTGACAACGGGTGGAGCAGAGTGCCTCCTTCTGGCAGTCATGGATTATGACAGGTACGTAGCTATTTGCAATCCCTTGCAATACCCTATTCTCCTGAGCAGGAGattctgcctggggctggcagctggggtctgggtTGGGGCAGCAGCACATTCCTTGATGCATTCAGTTTACACCATGCACCTGCCCTACTGTGGTTCCAAAGACATTGACCAGTTCTTTTGTGAAATCCAATCCCtcctgaaactgtcctgctctgacacctcCCAGTACGAGACACTGGTGATTGTGATTGCCATTGTTGTGCTCCTCATGCCTGCTTCTATCATACTAGCCTCCTACACTCACATCCTCTCTATGGTCCCAAGGATGAAGTCAaccaaaggaaaacagaaagctCTGGCCACTTGCTTCTCACACCTGACTGTGGTGGGGCTGTTCTATGGCTCAGGcatcttcatgtacatgagacccagTGACCCTCACTCACCCGAACAAGACAAGATCGCCCCTGTGTTTTATATCATTGTCACCCCAGTGCTGAATCCActgatctacagcctgagaaacagggatgtcttGGGAGCCCTAAGGAAGCTGGTTGGGAAATACAGGGTCTTCCAGCAAAACTGA
- the LOC132243877 gene encoding olfactory receptor 2V1-like encodes MESKNSTSPMQFILLGLLHHTNMHTFFLALIWLALVTAVSGNTLLLVLIQVDSSLRTPMYFFLSQLAVMDICEILTVVPKMVADFLTPGNPISLVACWAQIFLVVMMGGAECLLLAVMAYDRYVAICNPLQYPILLSRRVCLGLAAGAWVGAAADALIHSVYAIHLPYCGSKDIDQFFCEVQSLLKLSCSDTSQYETLVFVSGIVLLLIPSSIILASYTCILATVLRMKSTKGQQKALATCSSHLTAVGMFYGAAIFMYLRPKVPHSPEQDKMAPVFYTIVTPVLNPLIYSLRNRDVLGALRKLVMKCRVLQQN; translated from the coding sequence ATGGAGTCAAAGAATTCAACTTCACCAATGCAATTTATTCTGCTGGGACTCCTGCACCACACCAATATGCACACCTTTTTCCTTGCCCTGATTTGGCTTGCCTTGGTTACCGCCGTGTCTGGGAATACTCTCCTCCTCGTTCTAATCCAGGTAGACTCCTCCCTTcgcacccccatgtacttcttcctcagtcAACTGGCCGTCATGGACATCTGTGAGATCCTGACTGTTGTCCCCAAAATGGTAGCAGACTTTCTCACCCCAGGCAACCCCATTTCTCTGGTTGCCTGTTGGGCTCAGATTTTCCTTGTGGTGATGATGGGTGGAGCTGAGTGCCTCCTTCTGGCAGTCATGGCTTATGACAGGTATGTAGCTATTTGCAATCCCTTGCAATACCCCATCCTCCTGAGCAGGAGAGtctgcctgggcctggcagctggggcctgggtTGGGGCAGCTGCAGATGCCTTGATCCATTCAGTTTATGCCATACATCTGCCCTACTGTGGTTCCAAAGATATCGACCAATTCTTTTGTGAAGTCCAATCCCTGCTGAAActgtcctgctctgacacctcTCAATATGAGACTCTGGTATTTGTGAGTGGCATTGTGCTGCTCCTCATCCCTTCTTCCATCATCCTAGCATCCTACACCTGCATCCTTGCTACGGTCCTGAGGATGAAGTCAACCAAAggacagcagaaagctctggccacTTGCTCATCACATCTTACTGCGGTGGGCATGTTCTATGGTGCTGCCATCTTTATGTACCTGAGGCCCAAAGTCCCTCATTCACCTGAACAAGACAAGATGGCCCCTGTGTTTTACACCATTGTCACCCCGGTGCTGAATCCActgatctacagcctgagaaacagggatgtcttGGGAGCCCTAAGGAAGCTGGTTATGAAATGCAGAGTTCTCCAGCAAAACTGA
- the LOC102560509 gene encoding olfactory receptor 2T5-like, with protein sequence MQSENETSSVDFILLGFLSRTNVHMFSMAMNLLAFIAALSGNALLMLLIQVDSSLHSPMYFFLRQLAFMDICQTLIIVPKMLADFLIPGNPISPAGCGAQIFLVLTMGVSECLLLAVMAYDRYIAICIPLQYPILMSRNICFLLSAGVWMGASVNALIQTVFTLGFPYCGSKEIDQFFCEIPALLKLSCSDTSQYEALVFMSSVVVFLIPSSLILASYACILSRVLRMKSTKGQQKALATCSSHLTVVVMFYGEGIFMYLRPSSYQSPEQDKIVSLFYTIVPPVLNPLIYSLRNRDVLHALRKWIGKCRDFQQD encoded by the coding sequence ATGCAGAGTGAGAATGAAACTTCTTCAGTAGACTTCATTCTGCTGGGATTCCTGAGCCGGACCAATGTACACATGTTCTCCATGGCCATGAACTTATTAGCCTTCATCGCTGCCTTGTCTGGAAATGCTCTTCTCATGCTTCTAATCCAagtggattcctcccttcacagtcccatgtactttttcctcagaCAATTGGCTTTCATGGACATCTGTCAGACACTGATAATTGTCCCCAAAATGTTAGCTGACTTCCTGATCCCAGGAAaccccatttctccagctggctgtggggctcagaTTTTCCTTGTGCTAACAATGGGCGTATCAGAGTGCCTCCTCCTGGCAGTCATGGCTTATGACAGGTACATAGCGATCTGCATCCCCTTGCAGTACCCCATCCTCATGAGCAGGAACATCTGCTTTCTTTTATCAGCTGGGGTCTGGATGGGAGCATCGGTAAATGCGTTGATTCAGACAGTGTTCACACTGGGTTTTCCCTACTGTGGCTCCAAAGAGATTGACCAATTCTTCTGTgagatcccagccctgctcaaattgtcctgctctgacacctcTCAATATGAGGCTCTGGTGTTCATGAGTAGCGTTGTCGTGTTCCTCATCCCTTCTTCCCTTATATTAGCCTCTTATGCTTGTATCCTCTCCAGGGTCCTGAGGATGAAGTCAACCAAGGGACAGCAGAAAGCTCTAGCCACTTGTTCCTCCCACCTGACTGTGGTGGTCATGTTTTACGGGGAAGGCATCTTCATGTACCTGAGACCCAGCTCCTACCAATCACCAGAGCAAGACAAGATTGTGTCTCTGTTTTACACCATTGTCCCCCCAGTACTGAAtccactcatctacagcctgagaaacagggatgtcttACATGCCCTCAGAAAGTGGATTGGGAAATGCAGAGACTTCCAGCAAGATTGA